From the genome of Campylobacter concisus, one region includes:
- the folE gene encoding GTP cyclohydrolase I FolE: MQESFENSVKNMLTIIGEDPNREGLLKTPERVYKAFKFLTSGYDEDPKEVLGDALFTSSNNEMVLMRNIEFYSLCEHHLLPIIGRVHVAYIPNGKVVGLSKIPRMVNIYARRLQIQEQMTEQIAKALEDVIAPKGVGVVVEARHMCVEMRGVQKINSTTTTSALRGCFIKNADTRREFFSLINSPRETHF, encoded by the coding sequence ATGCAAGAGAGTTTTGAAAATTCGGTTAAAAACATGCTAACGATTATAGGCGAGGATCCAAACAGAGAGGGGCTTTTAAAAACTCCTGAGCGTGTTTATAAAGCTTTTAAATTTCTAACTAGCGGATATGATGAAGATCCAAAAGAGGTCCTTGGTGACGCACTTTTTACTAGCTCAAATAACGAAATGGTTCTCATGCGAAACATCGAGTTTTACAGCCTTTGCGAGCACCATTTGTTGCCTATTATCGGCCGAGTGCATGTGGCTTACATACCAAATGGCAAGGTCGTTGGCCTTAGTAAAATTCCACGCATGGTAAATATCTACGCAAGACGCCTGCAAATTCAAGAGCAAATGACTGAGCAGATCGCAAAAGCACTTGAGGACGTTATCGCTCCAAAAGGCGTTGGAGTCGTCGTCGAGGCTAGACATATGTGCGTTGAGATGAGAGGTGTGCAAAAGATAAACTCAACCACCACGACCTCAGCACTTAGAGGCTGCTTTATCAAAAACGCAGACACAAGGCGAGAATTTTTCTCACTTATAAACTCTCCTAGGGAAACGCATTTTTGA
- the fliI gene encoding flagellar protein export ATPase FliI — MNLKLKEGVKLSNTFGIITKITATTIEITGLRPSIGDIVRIVAKDKSKNGLGMVTQIKTDGAYISPFGFVEGFRIGDFVYESDQGMSIPVGPNLLGRVVDPFMKPIDGKGAIETTEYMPIMRAPIDAMKRGLINEPFSVGIKTIDGLLTCGKGQKLGIFAGSGVGKSTLMGMIVKNTLAPIKVVALIGERGREVPEFIEKNLGGDLEGTVIIVATSDDSSLMRKYGAFCAMSVAEYFKQQGNDVLFIMDSVTRFAMAQREIGLALGEPPTSKGYPPSSLTLLPQLMERAGKEEGKGSITAFFTVLVEGDDMSDPIADQSRSILDGHIVLSRELTDFGIYPPINIQNSASRVMGDVISKEHKLNAMKFKRLYSLLKENEVLLRIGAYQKGSDKELDLAISKKEFMENFLKQSSEEAFALEEVEELLDKINQ; from the coding sequence ATAAATTTAAAGCTTAAAGAGGGTGTGAAACTCTCAAACACCTTTGGCATCATAACCAAAATCACAGCTACAACTATCGAAATCACTGGACTTCGCCCAAGCATCGGGGACATCGTGCGAATAGTCGCAAAAGATAAGAGTAAAAATGGTCTTGGCATGGTTACACAAATAAAGACAGATGGCGCTTATATCAGCCCATTTGGCTTTGTTGAGGGCTTTAGGATAGGCGACTTCGTCTATGAGAGCGATCAGGGCATGAGCATACCTGTGGGGCCAAATTTGCTTGGGCGCGTGGTCGATCCATTTATGAAGCCTATTGATGGCAAAGGAGCGATCGAGACGACTGAATATATGCCGATCATGAGAGCGCCGATAGATGCGATGAAAAGGGGGCTTATAAACGAGCCTTTTAGCGTTGGTATAAAGACGATAGATGGACTGCTTACTTGTGGCAAGGGGCAAAAGCTGGGAATTTTTGCAGGTTCAGGTGTGGGCAAATCAACTCTTATGGGTATGATCGTAAAAAACACACTAGCTCCCATAAAAGTAGTCGCGCTAATAGGCGAGCGTGGCCGTGAGGTGCCCGAATTTATCGAAAAAAATCTGGGCGGCGACCTGGAGGGTACAGTCATCATTGTAGCGACCAGCGATGATAGCTCGCTCATGCGAAAATATGGTGCCTTTTGTGCGATGAGCGTGGCTGAGTACTTCAAACAGCAAGGCAACGATGTACTTTTCATCATGGATAGCGTCACGCGTTTTGCAATGGCACAGCGTGAGATCGGCCTTGCACTTGGCGAGCCGCCTACATCAAAAGGCTATCCGCCAAGCTCACTCACACTTTTACCTCAGCTAATGGAGCGCGCTGGCAAAGAGGAGGGCAAAGGCAGTATCACGGCATTTTTCACCGTGCTAGTCGAAGGCGATGACATGAGCGATCCGATAGCTGACCAAAGCCGCTCTATCCTAGACGGCCACATCGTGCTAAGCCGGGAGCTAACAGACTTTGGAATTTACCCACCCATCAATATCCAAAACTCGGCCTCACGTGTCATGGGCGATGTGATCAGCAAAGAGCATAAGCTAAATGCGATGAAATTTAAGCGTCTTTACTCGCTTTTAAAAGAAAACGAAGTCTTGCTTCGTATCGGTGCTTATCAAAAGGGTAGCGACAAGGAGCTTGACCTTGCGATCTCAAAGAAAGAATTTATGGAGAACTTCTTAAAACAAAGCTCAGAAGAAGCCTTTGCACTTGAAGAGGTCGAAGAGTTGCTCGATAAGATCAATCAGTAG
- a CDS encoding OmpP1/FadL family transporter, with translation MKKVLLSIIMASTLLNAGGYKIPEQSADSLGLAASNVAFSFGADAAYFNPANMMFLDGRHHIESTLGWFHINKLEFKSDSGKSYRSEKFDSLAGTFSFVTPEIYENWKFGLALAVPAAVGVSWEDPATAFTAKRFKLQVVELNPTVAYRINDKLAVALGARGVYSKGKIASDFGRIGYREIKGDGMGYGYNVALTYRPIEDLSFAVTYRSNVNLELKGHTDADFYNLPISYHGKTKVEIPLPAQLVLATGYKFSDFTLLLAFERTYWSKFKGYDFEYMDKGPAHSHPAFAIFMDDPVIKNAKDTNTYRLGLAYDVNEKFRLMAGFAYDEDITSSKHTGLELPNTTSKVYSFGVNYKFTPNLEMALGYVYQHRDKKRATGISSDTGKMSGEFDTGTIQILGTTFKYTF, from the coding sequence ATGAAAAAAGTGCTATTAAGCATTATTATGGCATCTACCTTGCTAAATGCTGGAGGTTATAAGATTCCTGAGCAAAGCGCTGATTCTTTAGGCCTTGCTGCTAGTAACGTGGCCTTTAGTTTTGGAGCTGATGCGGCGTATTTTAACCCTGCAAATATGATGTTTTTAGATGGACGCCATCACATAGAAAGTACCCTTGGCTGGTTTCATATAAATAAGCTTGAGTTTAAAAGTGATAGTGGCAAAAGCTATAGGTCAGAAAAATTTGACTCACTAGCTGGTACATTTAGTTTTGTAACGCCAGAAATTTATGAAAACTGGAAATTTGGTTTAGCCCTTGCCGTTCCTGCTGCTGTTGGTGTATCATGGGAGGATCCAGCTACTGCATTTACCGCTAAAAGGTTTAAGCTGCAAGTTGTTGAGCTAAATCCAACCGTGGCTTACCGCATAAATGATAAACTTGCCGTTGCTCTTGGTGCTAGAGGCGTTTATAGTAAAGGTAAGATAGCAAGTGACTTTGGACGAATAGGCTACAGAGAGATAAAAGGCGATGGTATGGGCTATGGCTATAATGTTGCGCTTACTTATAGGCCTATTGAGGATTTAAGCTTTGCCGTTACTTACCGCTCAAATGTAAATTTAGAGCTTAAAGGCCATACAGATGCTGATTTTTATAACCTACCTATAAGCTATCATGGCAAAACAAAAGTCGAGATCCCACTTCCTGCTCAGCTTGTACTTGCAACTGGATATAAATTTAGCGACTTTACTCTTTTACTAGCTTTTGAGAGGACGTATTGGTCTAAATTTAAAGGCTATGACTTTGAATACATGGATAAAGGTCCAGCTCACTCGCATCCAGCTTTTGCAATATTCATGGACGACCCAGTCATAAAAAATGCAAAAGATACAAATACATATAGACTAGGTCTTGCCTATGATGTAAATGAAAAATTTAGGCTAATGGCTGGCTTTGCTTATGATGAGGACATTACAAGTAGCAAGCATACTGGCTTAGAGCTTCCAAATACTACATCTAAGGTATATTCTTTTGGAGTAAATTATAAATTTACGCCAAATCTTGAAATGGCACTTGGATATGTTTATCAACACCGTGATAAGAAGCGTGCGACAGGCATTTCATCAGATACTGGAAAAATGTCAGGGGAATTTGATACTGGTACGATCCAAATCCTTGGTACGACTTTTAAATATACATTTTAG
- a CDS encoding fatty acid--CoA ligase, giving the protein MRYSYNNFYEILTKVAKENPNQVVLFEEKEKLKYRELKQNVDKVAAYLQLAGVKFGDKVAMAVTNSKEFIISYLAITAIGGIAVPMNTFLKANEFEYIINDCGAKVLFASSSLAKELIALNELEILRKIIWIGAIPKKLQSASKDEYIDTDEEYGESAYLTSTPQISKEDMSKGYENNGLVKNVNFTETLNHKYALSITKYPVIDDLMHIIYTSGTTGKPKGAMISYKNIFSNLIGAHDRFIVKKSDRFIVFLPMFHSFTLTAMVLLPIFASASMVLVKSVFPFSNVLKQTLLKRVTVFLGIPAIYTAIGKAKIPWYFRWFNRIRLFVSGAAPLAKQTIDDFRVKFPRATLVEGYGLSECSPVVAANLYDKQKLLSVGPALDGYEVKIVNDEMMELPVGQIGEIIVKGDCVMQGYYGMPSITDETIINGWLKTGDLGKVDEEGFIYIVDRKKDLIISKGINIYPREIEEVIYKLEAVEATAVIGVKDVHADEEVVAFIQVKDGMDLDEKTVREHLKKNLANFKIPKSIYFAEELPRNATGKVLKRVLKEQIEQMKDKF; this is encoded by the coding sequence ATGCGATACTCTTATAATAATTTTTATGAAATTTTAACCAAAGTAGCAAAGGAAAATCCAAATCAAGTAGTTCTTTTTGAAGAAAAAGAGAAGCTAAAATATCGCGAATTAAAGCAAAATGTCGATAAAGTGGCAGCTTATTTGCAACTTGCTGGAGTAAAATTTGGCGATAAAGTAGCTATGGCGGTTACAAACTCAAAAGAATTTATCATCTCATACCTTGCGATAACTGCAATAGGCGGTATCGCAGTGCCTATGAATACTTTTTTAAAAGCAAACGAGTTTGAATATATCATAAATGATTGCGGTGCAAAGGTGCTTTTTGCGTCTAGCTCGCTTGCAAAAGAGTTAATCGCATTAAATGAGCTTGAAATTTTAAGAAAGATAATCTGGATCGGAGCAATACCAAAGAAACTTCAAAGTGCCTCAAAGGATGAATATATAGACACTGACGAAGAGTATGGCGAGAGTGCATATCTCACTTCAACGCCTCAAATTTCAAAAGAGGATATGAGCAAGGGCTATGAAAATAATGGCCTTGTTAAAAATGTAAATTTTACAGAAACTCTAAATCACAAATACGCTCTTAGTATCACAAAGTATCCGGTAATAGATGATTTAATGCATATAATTTATACTTCAGGCACTACTGGCAAGCCAAAAGGTGCGATGATAAGCTATAAAAATATCTTTTCAAATTTAATTGGAGCCCATGATCGTTTTATAGTGAAAAAAAGCGATCGTTTCATAGTCTTTTTACCGATGTTTCATAGTTTTACACTAACTGCAATGGTGTTGCTTCCGATATTCGCGAGCGCTTCGATGGTTCTTGTAAAATCAGTATTTCCATTTTCAAATGTACTAAAACAAACTTTGCTAAAGCGTGTAACTGTATTTTTAGGAATTCCAGCCATCTATACAGCTATTGGTAAAGCAAAAATTCCTTGGTATTTTAGATGGTTTAACCGCATTAGATTATTTGTAAGCGGTGCGGCTCCGCTTGCAAAGCAGACGATAGATGACTTTAGGGTGAAATTTCCACGTGCAACACTTGTCGAGGGATATGGCCTTAGCGAATGCTCACCTGTCGTAGCTGCAAATTTATATGATAAACAAAAGCTTTTAAGTGTAGGGCCTGCGCTTGATGGCTATGAGGTAAAGATCGTAAATGATGAGATGATGGAGCTTCCAGTTGGCCAGATCGGCGAGATCATTGTAAAGGGCGACTGCGTCATGCAAGGCTACTATGGTATGCCAAGCATCACTGATGAGACCATAATAAACGGCTGGTTAAAGACCGGAGATCTTGGCAAGGTCGATGAAGAGGGCTTTATCTATATCGTTGATCGTAAAAAAGACCTCATCATATCAAAGGGCATTAACATCTATCCACGTGAGATCGAAGAGGTTATTTACAAACTTGAAGCAGTCGAAGCAACAGCGGTAATTGGCGTAAAAGACGTACATGCTGATGAAGAGGTTGTGGCGTTTATTCAGGTAAAAGATGGCATGGATCTTGATGAAAAAACAGTAAGAGAGCATTTGAAGAAAAATTTAGCAAATTTCAAGATACCAAAAAGTATCTATTTTGCCGAAGAGTTGCCTAGAAATGCCACTGGCAAGGTGTTAAAACGTGTATTAAAAGAGCAAATAGAGCAGATGAAGGATAAATTTTAG
- a CDS encoding DUF4197 domain-containing protein: protein MKRSLVILYGALALNLQAASMDDMINKGVKIATHASSGDYKSLVSEALNAAVSELSKEGFINNATAKIPLPKSLEMASNLAKKVGGEKWAQDLSKSINNAATTAVPKAAEIFSESIKNMSEADVKKLFNGGSDSVTKYLQQSSSQKLKAAFAPIIEKMMSDNSFATAYNGLNSFIVGSAKNNETIKSVKSLAKNLGASEYVPDDGEDLNAYITRKTLDGLFNVMSEKEKGLRSGFSLDSGKKVLDSILK, encoded by the coding sequence ATGAAAAGATCTCTTGTTATTCTTTATGGCGCGCTTGCTTTAAATTTACAAGCCGCGAGCATGGACGATATGATAAACAAAGGCGTTAAAATCGCCACTCACGCATCAAGTGGAGATTACAAAAGCCTAGTTAGCGAGGCACTAAATGCCGCTGTTAGCGAGCTTTCAAAAGAGGGCTTTATAAACAATGCCACAGCTAAAATCCCACTTCCAAAAAGCCTTGAAATGGCGTCAAATTTAGCCAAAAAAGTAGGTGGCGAGAAGTGGGCGCAGGATCTTAGCAAGTCGATAAACAATGCCGCGACCACAGCCGTACCAAAGGCTGCTGAAATTTTTAGCGAGAGCATAAAAAATATGAGCGAGGCAGATGTCAAAAAGCTCTTTAATGGCGGCAGTGACAGCGTTACGAAATATTTGCAGCAAAGCTCCAGCCAAAAGCTAAAGGCGGCATTTGCGCCGATAATTGAAAAAATGATGAGTGATAATAGCTTTGCAACTGCCTATAATGGGCTAAATTCTTTCATCGTCGGCTCAGCAAAAAATAATGAAACTATAAAATCGGTAAAGAGCCTAGCTAAAAATTTAGGCGCTAGCGAATACGTGCCAGATGACGGCGAGGATCTAAACGCATACATCACAAGAAAGACGCTAGATGGGCTATTTAACGTGATGAGTGAAAAGGAAAAGGGGCTAAGAAGCGGCTTTAGCCTAGATAGCGGCAAAAAGGTACTTGACTCGATCCTTAAATGA
- a CDS encoding manganese efflux pump MntP translates to MQLLLLSFALSMDSAALNMANGARYKNLALNKILFIAFMLGSFQFLMPLLGYLLGVSFAKFISSVDHFIAFFILCFLGFRMFKEACSKEECEYLKIGFKTILYGAFATSVDALAVGVTLSFEEINIFQSSLIIGIVCFALSLIAFYIGKFMGEILEKKALFLGGAILIFLGFKILITHLIGSGAVQ, encoded by the coding sequence ATGCAACTTTTACTTCTTAGCTTCGCTCTTAGTATGGATAGTGCGGCACTAAATATGGCAAATGGCGCAAGGTATAAAAATTTAGCTCTTAATAAAATTTTATTTATTGCTTTTATGCTTGGCTCTTTTCAGTTTCTTATGCCGCTTCTTGGTTATCTTTTAGGTGTTAGTTTTGCAAAATTTATAAGCTCGGTTGATCATTTCATCGCATTTTTTATACTTTGTTTTCTTGGTTTTAGAATGTTTAAAGAGGCCTGTAGCAAAGAGGAGTGTGAGTATCTTAAGATAGGATTTAAGACCATTTTGTATGGGGCGTTTGCTACTAGTGTGGATGCTCTTGCCGTTGGCGTCACACTTAGCTTTGAAGAGATAAATATCTTTCAAAGCTCGCTCATCATCGGTATAGTCTGCTTTGCATTAAGTTTGATTGCTTTTTATATAGGTAAATTTATGGGTGAAATTTTAGAAAAAAAGGCGCTCTTTTTGGGAGGAGCGATATTAATTTTTCTAGGTTTTAAAATTTTAATAACGCATTTAATTGGAAGCGGCGCGGTTCAATAA
- the nfo gene encoding deoxyribonuclease IV: MRYIGAHVSAAGGVFNAPLNAAKIGANAFALFTKNQRQWNAKELSASEIEQFKENLKISGINTKHVLPHSSYLINLGHPDEEARAKSLEAFVDEIDRASKLGLELLNFHPGSHLKQISEKECLDNIANCMNVALKRTSGVKLVIENTAAQGSNLGSSFKQLAYLIERADDESRVGVCFDTCHAFAAGYDLRNKDAYAKTMGEFDAIIGYKFLSGMHLNDAKFGLGSKKDRHESLGKGELGFSAFKNIINDDKIGEIPLILETIDESIWENEIKILRNFEKEKL; encoded by the coding sequence ATGAGATACATCGGAGCTCACGTAAGTGCGGCTGGGGGCGTGTTTAATGCACCTTTAAATGCTGCAAAAATAGGAGCAAATGCCTTTGCGCTTTTTACAAAAAATCAACGGCAGTGGAATGCAAAAGAGCTAAGCGCTAGTGAAATAGAGCAGTTTAAAGAAAATCTAAAAATTTCTGGCATAAACACAAAGCATGTTTTGCCACACAGTAGTTACTTGATAAATTTAGGCCATCCAGATGAGGAGGCAAGAGCAAAGTCGCTTGAAGCCTTTGTGGATGAGATAGATCGCGCCAGTAAGCTTGGGCTAGAGCTTTTAAATTTTCATCCAGGCTCACATCTAAAACAAATAAGCGAAAAAGAGTGCTTAGATAATATCGCAAACTGCATGAACGTGGCACTTAAACGCACAAGCGGTGTAAAGCTAGTCATCGAAAATACAGCTGCACAAGGCTCAAATTTAGGCTCTAGTTTTAAGCAGCTTGCTTATTTGATAGAGCGAGCAGATGATGAGAGTAGGGTTGGTGTTTGTTTTGATACCTGTCACGCATTTGCTGCTGGATATGATCTAAGAAACAAAGATGCTTATGCTAAAACCATGGGAGAATTTGATGCGATCATCGGCTATAAATTTTTATCCGGTATGCATTTAAATGATGCAAAATTTGGACTTGGTTCAAAAAAAGATAGACATGAGAGTCTTGGCAAAGGCGAGCTTGGATTTAGTGCTTTTAAAAATATAATAAATGATGATAAAATAGGCGAAATTCCTTTAATATTAGAGACGATTGACGAGAGTATTTGGGAAAACGAGATAAAAATTTTAAGAAATTTCGAAAAGGAAAAACTATGA
- the tig gene encoding trigger factor, with product MEIKTKALDSVNTLASTTISADAIKSSVEKLAKKAAKTMKVDGFRQGHVPVAIVLKRYEKELTNDAEQDVLRDVVDEAIKQAGKKNDDLIGEPIVSKFDRKDGKIDVELTVSFKPSVDVSGYESLIPEFSNPRVLKKDIDEKKTELLKMIAPLEKIDGKRGLKVGDFAKFDFEGFVDGVAFDGGKAENYVLEIGSNQFIPGFEDGMVGIKAGGEKDIEVKFPENYGAAHLAGKDAVFKVKLHEIQEKKIPEKLDEEMLKTLLPNEEKPTEEVLDERIKEQIRQEKIYKLINDELKPKFAEAAVEKFKFDVPKNIVEQEIDMQFRNAWSSFTPDDMKKFREDKDALSKKRDEFRKDAENSVRLTFIIDELARVRGVKVSDQEVVQAIYFEAYRSGQDPKAHLDMYRNQGMLPAIKMSMIEEKLFGELFNKEKDEKKASKKEKAE from the coding sequence ATGGAAATCAAAACAAAAGCTCTAGATAGCGTAAATACCTTAGCAAGCACGACTATAAGTGCAGATGCTATAAAATCTAGCGTAGAGAAACTAGCAAAAAAAGCAGCAAAAACTATGAAAGTAGACGGCTTTAGACAAGGCCATGTGCCAGTTGCTATTGTGCTAAAACGCTACGAGAAAGAGCTAACAAACGATGCTGAACAAGATGTCTTAAGAGATGTTGTTGATGAGGCTATAAAACAAGCAGGCAAGAAAAATGATGATCTTATCGGCGAGCCTATCGTTTCAAAATTTGACAGAAAAGATGGCAAGATCGACGTTGAGCTAACAGTTTCATTTAAACCAAGTGTCGATGTGAGCGGCTATGAGAGTTTAATACCTGAGTTTTCAAATCCGCGTGTTTTGAAAAAAGATATCGATGAGAAAAAAACTGAACTTTTAAAAATGATAGCTCCACTTGAAAAAATTGATGGCAAAAGAGGCCTAAAGGTTGGCGATTTTGCTAAATTTGACTTTGAAGGCTTTGTTGATGGCGTTGCATTTGATGGTGGTAAGGCTGAAAACTACGTGCTTGAGATTGGCTCAAATCAATTTATCCCAGGCTTTGAAGATGGCATGGTAGGTATAAAAGCTGGTGGCGAAAAAGATATCGAGGTTAAATTCCCAGAAAACTACGGCGCTGCACATTTAGCTGGCAAAGATGCTGTTTTTAAAGTCAAACTTCATGAAATTCAAGAGAAAAAAATTCCTGAAAAACTAGATGAAGAGATGCTAAAAACTTTACTTCCAAATGAAGAAAAACCAACTGAAGAGGTACTTGATGAGCGTATAAAAGAGCAAATCCGCCAAGAGAAAATTTATAAACTTATAAATGATGAGCTTAAGCCAAAATTTGCTGAAGCTGCGGTTGAGAAATTTAAATTTGACGTGCCAAAAAATATTGTCGAGCAAGAGATTGATATGCAGTTTAGAAACGCATGGAGCTCATTTACTCCAGATGATATGAAAAAATTTAGAGAGGATAAAGATGCTCTTTCTAAAAAACGTGATGAGTTTAGAAAAGACGCTGAAAATAGCGTTCGTTTAACTTTCATCATTGATGAACTAGCTCGTGTAAGAGGCGTAAAAGTAAGCGATCAAGAGGTTGTTCAAGCGATCTATTTTGAGGCGTATAGAAGCGGACAAGATCCAAAAGCACACCTTGATATGTACCGCAACCAAGGCATGCTTCCAGCTATAAAGATGTCAATGATCGAAGAGAAGCTATTTGGTGAGCTCTTTAACAAAGAAAAAGACGAAAAAAAAGCAAGTAAAAAAGAGAAGGCCGAGTAA
- the clpP gene encoding ATP-dependent Clp endopeptidase proteolytic subunit ClpP, which produces MSYYVPVVVERTSRGERSYDIYSRLLKDRIVMLSGEIEDGMAASIVAQLLFLEAEDPDKDIYLYINSPGGVITSGFSIYDTMNYIKPDVCTICIGQAASMGAFLLSCGAPGKRYALPNSRIMIHQPLGGARGQATDIEIQAREILRMKEILNGILAKNTGQKLSKIVKDTERDFFMSSAEAKEYGLVDKILEKSFK; this is translated from the coding sequence ATGAGCTATTACGTTCCTGTCGTAGTTGAAAGAACTAGTAGAGGTGAGCGAAGCTATGATATATACTCCCGTCTTTTAAAAGACAGGATCGTTATGCTAAGTGGTGAGATAGAGGACGGCATGGCCGCTTCTATTGTCGCCCAGCTTCTATTTTTAGAGGCTGAAGATCCAGATAAAGATATCTATCTATATATAAACTCACCAGGTGGCGTTATAACAAGTGGCTTTAGCATCTATGATACGATGAACTACATAAAACCAGATGTTTGTACGATCTGCATCGGCCAAGCTGCTAGCATGGGTGCATTTTTGCTAAGCTGTGGCGCACCAGGTAAAAGATATGCACTGCCAAATTCTCGCATCATGATACATCAACCACTTGGCGGTGCTAGAGGACAAGCGACTGATATCGAGATACAAGCTCGTGAAATTTTGCGTATGAAAGAGATTTTAAATGGAATTTTGGCCAAAAATACAGGTCAAAAGCTAAGTAAGATCGTAAAAGATACTGAACGTGACTTCTTTATGAGTTCGGCCGAAGCCAAAGAGTACGGACTTGTTGATAAAATTTTGGAGAAAAGTTTTAAATAA
- a CDS encoding ATP-binding protein, with amino-acid sequence MKYLLDFLNQDLKKSKIYELIKCGDEEGEILKYLSKAYVQGTANMSVFELLGAVFGTQNDKQLLYLKFIKNLLDSGWIVQNYSLFKIPESTQRASAQGLLSLLHSEISLSATFLKILEDGNADINLPELAPYEDHLEYLKDQFLKVELYSKAAIFGDGSSDAKKRINEQISELTKRINERVKLSKISLKIEQIFKENSLDEKEQIIFLALLKEEYAGDFENGRDLNTLVGLISKDELERIKNRTLLEDGSRLIEGALIDYDEVLNAYGNVSKSFFINEEILQSIMHPKNDKNSKKIKIESLVKEQEIFELIEPVTSLEDVVLNEKTKQLLSTILKQVDKKVLARLSSWGIKTRKNIDAKIIFYGEPGTGKTMSAVGLAKSLKKQILSFDCSKILSKYVGESEQNVRKIFDTYKEICKKSGSEPVLLLNEADQFLSTRVESSSGAEKMHNQMQNIFLEQIERFEGVLIATTNFLQSLDVAFSRRFDYKIEFKKPDFNGRLAIWRKILPENASFEDGFSVERLAEFNLSGAQIVLALKNTALKVAIKDDGIFTFEDFKTTIERELNSSFGEDKKMGFGS; translated from the coding sequence GTGAAATACTTGCTTGATTTTTTAAACCAAGACCTCAAAAAAAGTAAAATTTACGAGCTGATAAAGTGCGGCGATGAAGAGGGAGAAATTTTAAAATATCTAAGTAAAGCTTATGTGCAAGGAACAGCTAATATGAGCGTTTTTGAGCTACTTGGAGCAGTCTTTGGCACGCAAAATGATAAGCAGCTTTTGTATCTAAAATTTATAAAAAATTTGCTTGATAGCGGTTGGATTGTACAAAATTATAGTCTTTTTAAAATACCTGAGAGCACGCAAAGGGCTTCAGCTCAAGGGCTTCTTTCGTTGCTTCATTCTGAAATTTCTCTATCAGCCACATTTTTAAAAATTCTTGAAGATGGCAACGCTGATATAAATTTGCCAGAGCTTGCTCCATATGAGGATCATTTGGAGTATTTAAAAGATCAGTTTTTAAAGGTGGAGCTTTACTCAAAGGCTGCCATTTTTGGCGATGGCTCAAGTGATGCAAAAAAGCGCATAAATGAACAAATTTCTGAGCTTACAAAGCGAATCAATGAGCGCGTAAAACTAAGCAAGATCAGCCTAAAGATAGAGCAAATTTTTAAAGAAAATTCGCTTGATGAAAAAGAGCAGATCATATTTTTAGCCCTTTTAAAAGAGGAATATGCGGGAGATTTTGAAAACGGCCGCGACCTAAACACGCTAGTTGGGCTAATAAGCAAAGATGAGCTTGAACGCATCAAAAATCGCACTCTTTTAGAGGATGGCTCAAGGCTCATCGAGGGCGCACTAATCGACTACGACGAGGTTTTAAACGCTTATGGCAACGTAAGCAAGAGTTTTTTTATAAACGAAGAAATTTTGCAAAGCATAATGCACCCAAAAAATGACAAAAACAGCAAGAAAATCAAGATCGAAAGCCTAGTAAAAGAGCAAGAAATTTTTGAGCTAATAGAGCCAGTAACGAGCCTAGAAGATGTCGTGCTAAACGAAAAAACAAAGCAGCTTTTAAGTACAATACTAAAGCAAGTCGATAAAAAAGTGCTCGCTAGACTTAGCAGCTGGGGCATAAAAACTAGAAAAAACATAGACGCTAAGATCATCTTTTATGGAGAGCCTGGCACTGGTAAGACGATGAGCGCGGTTGGGCTTGCAAAGAGCCTAAAGAAGCAAATTTTAAGCTTTGACTGCTCAAAAATTTTAAGCAAATATGTCGGCGAGAGCGAGCAAAATGTAAGGAAAATTTTTGATACTTACAAAGAAATTTGCAAAAAAAGTGGCAGTGAGCCGGTGCTTTTACTAAATGAAGCCGATCAGTTTTTAAGCACGAGAGTGGAGAGCTCAAGTGGGGCTGAAAAGATGCATAATCAAATGCAAAATATCTTTTTAGAGCAGATCGAACGCTTTGAGGGTGTGCTGATTGCTACGACAAATTTCTTGCAAAGCCTTGATGTTGCGTTTTCTAGAAGGTTTGACTATAAGATCGAGTTTAAAAAGCCTGATTTTAACGGCAGGCTTGCTATTTGGCGTAAAATTTTGCCTGAAAATGCGAGCTTTGAAGATGGCTTTAGTGTAGAAAGGCTGGCTGAGTTTAACCTAAGTGGTGCGCAGATCGTCCTTGCACTAAAAAATACCGCTTTAAAAGTCGCTATAAAAGATGATGGGATTTTTACCTTTGAGGACTTTAAAACGACGATAGAGCGCGAGCTAAACTCAAGCTTTGGCGAGGATAAAAAGATGGGATTTGGCTCTTAA